From the genome of Deinococcus sp. AJ005, one region includes:
- a CDS encoding nitroreductase family protein — MKTVAQTLTAHRSIRQFKPDEIPQNVIDEVLQEAIMGTSSSGNLNSYSIIVTRDPARKRRLYELHSEQEFVLQAPLVITFCADWHRTRQWLKLRGARDNFNNFLGYQVAANEAMLISQSVTLGFEARGYGICYMGTTLQAMQDIADYLNLPETCLPITTIVVGVPDEQPERRERLPMRAYIHDETYQELGPSDLEELYAAREESGWQRYMSMPHLKAMCEEGGITSLAQMYTSPYKYDPDAYAATSQKVLEALRGRGFLPGGVEVGQDEQ; from the coding sequence ATGAAAACCGTGGCCCAGACGCTGACCGCACACCGCTCCATCCGACAGTTCAAACCTGATGAAATTCCTCAAAATGTTATTGACGAGGTGCTGCAAGAGGCCATCATGGGCACATCTTCGTCGGGGAACCTCAATAGTTACTCCATAATCGTGACCCGTGACCCGGCGCGAAAACGGCGGCTGTACGAATTGCACAGCGAGCAGGAGTTTGTCCTTCAGGCCCCGCTGGTGATCACCTTTTGCGCCGACTGGCACCGCACGCGGCAGTGGCTGAAGCTTCGTGGGGCGCGGGACAATTTCAACAACTTCCTGGGCTATCAGGTGGCCGCGAACGAGGCGATGCTGATTTCGCAGAGCGTGACGCTGGGCTTTGAGGCGCGGGGCTACGGCATCTGTTACATGGGGACCACGTTGCAGGCCATGCAGGACATCGCCGACTACCTGAACCTTCCCGAGACCTGCCTGCCCATCACCACCATCGTGGTGGGTGTCCCAGATGAGCAGCCAGAACGGCGTGAGCGCCTGCCGATGCGGGCCTATATCCACGACGAAACCTATCAGGAGCTTGGGCCATCTGATCTGGAGGAGCTGTATGCGGCGCGGGAGGAAAGTGGCTGGCAGCGGTACATGTCCATGCCGCATCTGAAGGCCATGTGCGAGGAGGGCGGCATCACCTCGCTGGCGCAGATGTACACCAGTCCCTACAAATATGACCCGGACGCTTACGCGGCAACGTCACAGAAGGTGCTGGAGGCGCTCAGGGGGCGGGGATTTTTGCCGGGTGGGGTGGAGGTCGGGCAGGATGAGCAATGA